The Flavobacterium sp. 140616W15 sequence AATTTCTCATAAAAAGATTTTTTGTTTACTCTAGCATTGCACCAAATACGCTTTACTCCCTTATCCTTAGCTTGTTGAAAAACATAATTTAGCAGTATTGTTGCAAAACCTTTTCCTTGCTCTTCTGTCAAAGTAGCTAATTTTCTAAATTGCATTTCGTTATTATCTTCAAAACAAGAAACAATCGCAACTAGTTTGGATTCATTATATACTCCAAAATGAATACCTAAATCATCTTCTTTTAATTGTACAAATTCTAAAGACATTGCTGGCCACATTACTTTATGCCGAATTGCCCATGTTTCAGAGGCAGGAATTTCTTTGATTGTCATAATTACTTTTTTAATTGGCTAAGGATTCAAATTTAGAATTAATTATTTTAACCCTCTCATAACAATACACCCCCTCAAGTAAACCTATTCTTTTGCTTATTTTTTTTTACAGAATTAACCTATACTAAAATCCGATTCCATAATATATTTCTCTTTTTAAAATCCACCTAAAGAAATCTTATTCTATTAAAATTCAAAGAAATAATGGCAACACCAATAAAATCAATAAAAAAATAAAGAAGATATGTCTTTCGATTCTGACATATAATAATTAATTTTAATTGCTAAATAGTATACCCCCTAAATAACCCTCCCTATGAAAAAGCTTTTTTTAATCACACTATTATGTATCAGTGCAAATTCATTTGCCCAATTACTACAATTCGGTCCTATCGTTTCTTCTAACATAACTTCAATCTCAACAAATGATTACAATTCTGATAGTTCAGGTAATTCAATAGGTTTTGGTGGTTTTGCAAGAGTAAATTTATTAATGCTTTATGGACAAGCTGAATTTGGATATGCACAATCTAAATTTACTGTATCTGAATCTGGTATCGCTAATACAGATTATAAATTATCTGGAACTGAAGCGACATTAATTGTAGGTTACAAAATTGTTCCTTTAGGTAAACTCGGAAATGTTAGAATATTTGGCGGTTACAACTGGAAAAACTACTCAAATATAGACAGAAACAACAATTTAAACTATATCGACGTTGTAAAAAACAACAACAGTCTCCTTGGTGGAGTTGGTGTTGATTTATGGAAATTCACACTAGACTATAGATATTTAGCAGGTGTTACAGATATTGATGCTTCTAATTTAAAAGTAAAAACTGCTGTTTCAAATATTAGCTTAGGATTTAAATTCTAGAAAACAATTTTATCATATAAAAAACGAGAACCTAATTAAAAATTAAGTTCTCGTTTTTTTTTAAAATTATTTATTTAAACATTTTACTGTTTCCCACTATCTTCTAATATTTTTCTTTTGTATTTTTATGAAATAAAACAACTATTAAAAACTATTTTTAACCTTAACCAATATTTAGAATGGGAAAATTTGTTATCACAAAAAGAACAAACGGAGAGTTTCAATTTAATTTAAAAGCTAACAACGGACAAACAATTCTTGCAAGCGAAGGATATTCAGCAAAAGCAGGCTGTTTAAACGGAATCGAATCAGTAAGAACCAATTCGCAAGATGATTCAAAATTTGACAGAAAAACATCAACTAACGGAAAGCCTTATTTTAATCTAAAAGCTACCAATGGTCAGATTATTGGAACTAGCGAAATGTATGAAAGCGTCTCAGCAAGAGATAACGGAATCGAATCGGTAAAAAACAATGCACCTGCCGCAACAATAGATGACCAAACTGTTTAATAAAATATTTCTTAGAAGATCAAAACCACTCATTTCGGGTGGTTTTATTTTTTGGAGCATTTTCCAGCTCTCCGCTTTATCTTTTTATCTCCAAAAAAAGGAAGATAAAAAGGATGCCACTACGATCTCGGCTAGATCTCTCTCTTATATTATCGCATAACTAACCAAATTGGACACTAACTTTATCAATCCTTAACGAAACGTTAAAATATATAGAATTATTTTTTAAAATAAAAACTAATAATCAATAAGTTAAATTTATTTTTCGACTACATTTACTAATAAATTTAATATAAATTATGAAAACAGGAGTAGTAAAATTTTACAATGAAGCAAAAGGATTTGGATTCATTACAGAAGAAGGTACAGGACAAGACGTATTTGTTCATGCATCAGGCTTAAAAGAGCAAATTAGTGAAAATGACTCTGTTCAATTTGAAATAGTTGACGGAAAGAAAGGCAAAAATGCAGTTGAAGTTACAGTAGTTTAATACTAACAACATCAAAAATTGCATTAATTACGATTGCCTATTGGTTTAAATATGAAGATAAAGAATACTATTCGATACACTCCTCAATAATAAAACCCTACAAATCACTCACGACATTAGCAAAACAAAAAAATCCTGTAAACATTGTTTACAGGATTTTTTGTTAATAATAAAAACTTCCTCAGATATTACCTACCCAAAACCAACTGTTTGCTTATAAATATTATATCCTTTTTTAGTTTTCCAACAAATAAATAATGTACAAACAACTACTACTCACAAAGCAAATCTTACAGATTGGTGTATACTATTTTATAACTATCTTTTTCTCTTGAATAAATTTTCAAATAAAATTGCTGTTATTTGCACCGCAAAGTTTATTAAAAATTGAATAAGCTAACCTTAATGGTCAAATTTAGAACTCAATATTTTTTTGAAAATTGAACTAAAATCAGTCATCATATTTACGTTATGGACAATAAAAAGTTTATATTAAGTTTAAAAAAAGGTAATGAAGCTTCTT is a genomic window containing:
- a CDS encoding GNAT family N-acetyltransferase, with the translated sequence MTIKEIPASETWAIRHKVMWPAMSLEFVQLKEDDLGIHFGVYNESKLVAIVSCFEDNNEMQFRKLATLTEEQGKGFATILLNYVFQQAKDKGVKRIWCNARVNKKSFYEKFGLVDTENTFFKSGQEFTIMELRF
- a CDS encoding outer membrane beta-barrel protein, whose translation is MKKLFLITLLCISANSFAQLLQFGPIVSSNITSISTNDYNSDSSGNSIGFGGFARVNLLMLYGQAEFGYAQSKFTVSESGIANTDYKLSGTEATLIVGYKIVPLGKLGNVRIFGGYNWKNYSNIDRNNNLNYIDVVKNNNSLLGGVGVDLWKFTLDYRYLAGVTDIDASNLKVKTAVSNISLGFKF
- a CDS encoding YegP family protein → MGKFVITKRTNGEFQFNLKANNGQTILASEGYSAKAGCLNGIESVRTNSQDDSKFDRKTSTNGKPYFNLKATNGQIIGTSEMYESVSARDNGIESVKNNAPAATIDDQTV
- a CDS encoding cold-shock protein, encoding MKTGVVKFYNEAKGFGFITEEGTGQDVFVHASGLKEQISENDSVQFEIVDGKKGKNAVEVTVV